One part of the Ursus arctos isolate Adak ecotype North America unplaced genomic scaffold, UrsArc2.0 scaffold_14, whole genome shotgun sequence genome encodes these proteins:
- the RPL32 gene encoding 60S ribosomal protein L32 — MAALRPLVKPKIVKKRTKKFIRHQSDRYVKIKRNWRKPRGIDNRVRRRFKGQILMPNIGYGSNKKTKHMLPSGFRKFLVHNVKELEVLLMCNKSYCAEIAHNVSSKNRKAIVERAAQLAIRVTNPNARLRSEENE; from the exons ATGGCTGCCCTCAGACCTCTGGTGAAGCCCAAGATCGTTAAAAAGAGGACCAAGAAGTTCATCCGGCACCAATCAGACCGTTATGTCAAAATTAAG CGCAACTGGCGGAAACCCAGGGGCATTGACAATAGGGTGCGCAGAAGATTCAAGGGCCAGATCTTGATGCCCAACATTGGTTACGGgagcaacaagaaaacaaagcacatGCTGCCCAGTGGCTTCCGGAAGTTCCTGGTCCACAATGTCAAGGAGCTTGAAGTGCTGCTGATGTGCAACAA ATCTTACTGTGCAGAGATTGCTCACAATGTCTCCTCCAAGAATCGCAAAGCCATTGTGGAAAGAGCAGCCCAGCTAGCAATCAGAGTCACCAATCCCAATGCCAGGCTGCGCAGCgaagaaaatgaatag